From the Methanoculleus caldifontis genome, the window ACCGGGCCGTCTTTCTTCACCCCTTCCCGCATCGTCGGAACGGCGCCGAGGAGGGAGAGCCGCCGGGAGACCGACGTGGAGGCGAACGGGAGCACCTCGACCGGGACGAGCGCATCGAAGGTCTCCACCATCTTCGTCGGATCGACGACGATGATCACTCTCCGGGCCGCGTCTGCGACGCATTTCTCCCGGAGGAGCGCCGCCCCCCGCCCCTTGATCAGGTTGCCGGCCGGGTCGACCTGGTCGGCTCCGTCGATCGCGATATCGATCTCCGGGTGCTCGTCGAGGCTCGTGAGCGGGATCCCGTACTCGCGTGCCCGGATTGCCGCCTGGTAGGACGTCGGGACGCCGGCGATCGAAAGGCCGTCTCGTCGAATCCGCTCGCCCAGCCGCTCCATCGCAAAGAAGACCGTCGAGCCGGTGCCGAGACCGACGACCATCCCGTCCTCGACCATTCCTGCCGCCTGATACCCTGCGTTCCGCTTCGACTCTGTCTGCGGTGTACTCATGATCACTCTTCGCCGTTCATCCAGATAGCCATGCCGTCAGGGGAAGATGCCTCTGAGGGCATCCGTGGCCCCGAACGCCGTGCAGTCGAGCGTGATGGGCGTGATGGAGACGTTGCCCTTCTGCACCGCATGCACGTCGGTCCCTTCTTCCGCATCCTCGTGCAGGGGCCCGTCGATCCAGTAGTAGGGGCGCCCGCGGGGGTCGAGGCGCTCCTCCACGCCGGTGTAGAAGAGTTTCTCGGCAAGGCGGGTGATCTCGTAGCCGCCGCGCACCGATGCCGGGATGTTCACGTTGATGACGTGAGCGTTCTCCGGGAACCCGTTTGTGAGGACCCGCTCGCAGACCTCGCGGACGACGCGCCTCGCGTCGCTGAACCGGTCGGCGACGCGTGACGGGTCGTCGAACTTGTCGCCCTGATCCTCCACCTGGAGCGAGAATGCAAGGGACGGCACTCCCTGGTTGGACGCTTCCAGGGCCGCGCCGACGGTGCCCGAGGTCATGATGGACTCGTAGGAGAGGTTCTCGCCGATGTTGATCCCGCTGACCACGAGGTCCGGGTTCAGGTGCAGCGCAAAGAGCCCTATGATCACGGAGTCGGTCGGTTTCCCGCCGACCGAGTACGCCGGCACCCCGTTCATCGTCACTTTGTTCGCGCGGATCGGCTCGAAGATGGAGATCGACCGCCCTACGGCGCTCTGCTGGGTGGCGGGAGCGACCACCGTGACGTCTGCGATCGGTGCGAGCGCATCGTATGCCGCCCAGAGCCCTACTGACGTAATCCCATCATCGTTGGTGAGCATAATCTTCGGCTTCATTCTTGTCTATAGGGATGGCGTCCGCGCATCAAAAACCTGCCCGATCGTCAGGGTCAAGTGCCTGGCGACCAACCTCTACTACGATGAAGGCGATTCTTGCCGAATACTCCGTATGCAACGACCCTGAGCTTGCGCCCGAGGGTGCCGCGATGCTCTCGGTGCTCAGCGCAAGCTTCGAGCGGTGCGGTTACGACGTGGTGACCCCGGAAGGACCCGACTTCGAGGGTGAGATCCGGAGGCTCGCACCGGGGTGCGACGTAGGCCTGGTCATCGCGCCGGACCACCTCATCTTCCGGTACACGCACCTTATCGAGCAATTCACCCATAACATCGGGTGTGGAAGCATGAATGCGGCGGTCTGCGCGAATAAGCAGCGGACGGCAGCAATCCTCTCCCGGCACGGCATCCCGGTCCCGCCCGCACCGGGAGAGGGGAAGAGGGTCGTCAAGCCGATCACGGGCTGCGGGGCCGTGGGGGTCAGGCTGACGGACGAGGAGCCGGGCGCCGGCGAGTTTGCCGAGGCATACATCGAAGGGGAGGCCCTGAGCGTGAGCCTGGTGGGGAGCCGGGTGACCGGCAACGTCTGCGAGTTCCACTCGGGCAACCCGCCGCTCCTGCTTGCGATAAACCGGCAGGAGATCGCCGTCGGCGACGACGGGCATCTCCGGTATCTCGGCGGAGAGACGCCGGTCCACCCCGACCGCGAGGAGGAGATCGTCGATGTCGCCGTCCAGGCGATGAACGTCCTCGGCTGCCAGGGGTATGCCGGGATCGACGTCGTCGTCGGCGACCGGGTCTACGTGGTGGACGTCAACCCGAGGCCCACGACCAGCCTGGTCGGGATCGCGGCGGTCATGGAGGAGGAGATAGCCGAGATCCTCGTTGCGGCGTCGCGTGGTAAAGGGCCGGCAGAGGTCCATCTTTCAGGAAGAGTCCTCTTTGACAAAGACGGGAGGATCAGCCGGGTATGATAGGGATCGATATCGGCGGAGCGAACCTCAAGGTCGTCGACGACGACGGGGTGCATATTCACTACTGTCCTCTCTGGCAGGGTGCGCCGCTCGCGGATCTCCTGGAGCCCTACGCGGAGCCTGCTGCCGTGGTGATGAGCGGCGAGCTCGCGGACTGCTTTGTGAACAAGATGGAGGGGATAGAGTGGATCGTGGGGGCCGTCCGAACGGTCGTCCCGGACGCCGCCTTCTACGGGACCGACGCGGCGTTTCATACCCGGCCCGTCCCGGCTCTCGCGGCCGCGAACTGGCTGGCCTCGGCAGATTACCTGCGGGAGGAGTATCCCGATGCGGTCCTCCTCGACGTGGGGAGCACCACCGCCGACATCATTCCCCTCAACGACTTCGAGAGTCTCAAGGGCCTGACCGACACCCGGCGGCTGCAGAAGCAGTACCTCGTCTATACCGGGATGCTCCGAACGAACGTCGCCACGATCCTCTCTTCAGTCACGCTGGACGGGAGAGTGAC encodes:
- the surE gene encoding 5'/3'-nucleotidase SurE encodes the protein MKPKIMLTNDDGITSVGLWAAYDALAPIADVTVVAPATQQSAVGRSISIFEPIRANKVTMNGVPAYSVGGKPTDSVIIGLFALHLNPDLVVSGINIGENLSYESIMTSGTVGAALEASNQGVPSLAFSLQVEDQGDKFDDPSRVADRFSDARRVVREVCERVLTNGFPENAHVINVNIPASVRGGYEITRLAEKLFYTGVEERLDPRGRPYYWIDGPLHEDAEEGTDVHAVQKGNVSITPITLDCTAFGATDALRGIFP
- a CDS encoding hydantoinase/oxoprolinase family protein, which translates into the protein MIGIDIGGANLKVVDDDGVHIHYCPLWQGAPLADLLEPYAEPAAVVMSGELADCFVNKMEGIEWIVGAVRTVVPDAAFYGTDAAFHTRPVPALAAANWLASADYLREEYPDAVLLDVGSTTADIIPLNDFESLKGLTDTRRLQKQYLVYTGMLRTNVATILSSVTLDGRVTPVSTEYFAASADAHLVLGHIAPEDYTCPAPDNGEKTADAALRRLARVVCADLDEIGNSGAVQVARQFWEAQRTLIVRAVGRALFQSGAEQVIAAGIGADLFARELSCTTLDREIGSVSDALPAYAVREVALRRAAGD
- a CDS encoding ATP-grasp domain-containing protein, whose product is MKAILAEYSVCNDPELAPEGAAMLSVLSASFERCGYDVVTPEGPDFEGEIRRLAPGCDVGLVIAPDHLIFRYTHLIEQFTHNIGCGSMNAAVCANKQRTAAILSRHGIPVPPAPGEGKRVVKPITGCGAVGVRLTDEEPGAGEFAEAYIEGEALSVSLVGSRVTGNVCEFHSGNPPLLLAINRQEIAVGDDGHLRYLGGETPVHPDREEEIVDVAVQAMNVLGCQGYAGIDVVVGDRVYVVDVNPRPTTSLVGIAAVMEEEIAEILVAASRGKGPAEVHLSGRVLFDKDGRISRV
- the rpiA gene encoding ribose-5-phosphate isomerase RpiA, translating into MSTPQTESKRNAGYQAAGMVEDGMVVGLGTGSTVFFAMERLGERIRRDGLSIAGVPTSYQAAIRAREYGIPLTSLDEHPEIDIAIDGADQVDPAGNLIKGRGAALLREKCVADAARRVIIVVDPTKMVETFDALVPVEVLPFASTSVSRRLSLLGAVPTMREGVKKDGPVVTDNGNFILDCSFGTIGSPRDLEAKIAAIPGALECGLFTAYGEKITVIVGEEKGCRVVSLR